A genomic stretch from Lathyrus oleraceus cultivar Zhongwan6 chromosome 2, CAAS_Psat_ZW6_1.0, whole genome shotgun sequence includes:
- the LOC127123443 gene encoding uncharacterized protein LOC127123443, with amino-acid sequence MEDVMIDTGRPLNARNLKSMGIIYQVRAKPTLNTSWEALKDQREIPNGLYLFSKIDPPEVIAYYLEDLYKQGVDIIEFQVDWLPEFPPNFHKRMREPSEKTKQAKKAKLGETFGSRPLVPLVGSLGKSVSLPPSVKIKPIASSLSQTNLIYTTTDTPPSTTRSSNQPSQKFNLATTTLHVSEAEMLNETTSPSSSPSPQSPPYYNLSSDTEPSDPHSPTLAQLQGRALASQKPSHPNPEPEVTSLPPENRNTTTFEPQPSAPTHSKPQPSEPIHPKSQPSGPTHYDIP; translated from the coding sequence ATGGAAGACGTCATGATTGATACTGGCAGACCCCTGAATGCtcgcaatctgaagagcatgggaatcatttATCAAGTGAGAGCCAAGCCAACACTTaacacctcctgggaagcacttAAAGATCAGAGGGAGATTCCCAACGGACTCTACTTATTCTCCAAgatcgaccctccagaggtaATTGCTTACTATCTAGAGGATCTGTACAAGCAAGGAGTGGATATCATAGAATTCCAAGTGGACTGGCTACCTGAGTTTCCACCAAACTTCCATAAGAGGATGCGAGAGCCCTCTGAGAAGACCAAGCAGGCGAAGAAAGCTAAGCTGGGAGAAACATTTGGATCAAGACCTCTAGTGCCTCTGGTTGGCTCTCTAGGTAAGTCTGTATCTCTCCCTCCCTCTGTAAAAATTAAACCCATTGCTTCTTCACTTTCTCAAACAAACCTTATATACACAACTACTGAtactcctccctcaaccaccagatcCTCTAACCAACCATCTCAAAAATTCAACCTCGCCACCACAACTCTACATGTTTCAGAAGCAGAAATGCTAAATGAAACCACTTCACCATCTTCATCACCATCTCCTCAATCCCCACCTTACTACAACCTTTCATCTGACACTGAACCTTCTGACCCTCACTCCCCCACTCTGGCTCAGCTCCAAGGccgtgctctggcctctcaaaAGCCATCACATCCTAAccctgaacctgaagtcacttccCTACCTCCGGAAAATCGAAACACAACCACTTTTGAACCTCAACCATCAGCACCAACCCACTCTAAACCACAACCTTCAGAACCAATCCACCCTAAATCACAACCATCTGGACCAACACACTATGACATACCATAA